From Desulfovibrio desulfuricans:
GCGTCAAAGGGGGTTGTGCCCTGCGCATCATTCAGACAGGGGTGCAGATCTTCCTTGCAGCAGAGGAAACGCCCGCCATCTTGCAACTGCTCCGCCACTTCCAGAAACCGCAGAAGAAACTGTTCTTTCAGCGCCATTTCTTCACTTTTCACATATCCCCCAGTATCGCTGATCGTTGCCGCAAAAATGCAAAAAGCAGGGTGCGCGCCGCGTTATTCTACCGGGCACATATGCCAGCCTTCCACTCGCATGCACTCTCCCGGGATAGGGCTTTTGCCGCCTCGCCACTTGCTGGGCATGATGACGGTTTTATTCTCCGCCCGCTGCGAAAGCCAGGCCCCCCACCAGCTCAGCGAAGAATTTGAGATGATGAAGTGTTTACACTGCGTCATCAAAAAAAGATCCCCTGCGACATTGTCGTTGTCGTTGGCATCCACGTAAACAAAATCGTAGGGAAGACCGGCGAAGGCTTTTTTTGCCCACTCCATGCCGTTGGAAAACACAAAAAAAGTTGGCTTTGGCTGCAACGCCGCTGCCAAAACGCGGTTTCAAGTTCAAAGTGCAACACCCAGTCCTTGGGTATTGGCGTCTTCTAA
This genomic window contains:
- a CDS encoding alpha-1,2-fucosyltransferase, giving the protein MAAALQPKPTFFVFSNGMEWAKKAFAGLPYDFVYVDANDNDNVAGDLFLMTQCKHFIISNSSLSWWGAWLSQRAENKTVIMPSKWRGGKSPIPGECMRVEGWHMCPVE